The proteins below are encoded in one region of Periplaneta americana isolate PAMFEO1 chromosome 11, P.americana_PAMFEO1_priV1, whole genome shotgun sequence:
- the LOC138708906 gene encoding uncharacterized protein, which yields MNKDACQQGNTMIGEQLRGYQQPSLLFNVVPTAEDTDMNTSKMEQFPSASATPPSKLGPGVAKRKLFSSPHFSSSPRSNKLKMAALKAKVKRLQKKLQCL from the exons ATGAATAAAGATGCATGCCAACAAG ggaacactatgattggtgaacagctgaggggctatcagcaaccatcgctcctattcaatgtggttcccacagctgaag atactgacatgaatacatccaagatggaacagtttccttcagcttcagctacacctccttccaaacttg GTCCTGGTGTTGCAAAACGAAAACTTTTCTCGAGTCCTCACTTCTCATCTTCACCCAGGAGCAACAAACTAAAAATGGCAGCTCTGAAAGCAAAGGTGAAGAGACTGCAGAAAAAATTGCAGTGTCTTTAA